One genomic region from Cygnus atratus isolate AKBS03 ecotype Queensland, Australia chromosome 18, CAtr_DNAZoo_HiC_assembly, whole genome shotgun sequence encodes:
- the MIF4GD gene encoding MIF4G domain-containing protein — MGETGREEYKIQSFDTETQKLLKTALKDPSSVDLDKVANIIVDQSLKDCVFSKEAGRICYTIIQAESKQVGQSVFRRSLLNRLQQEYKDREDLRTRSLQAWICYVTFICNIFDYLRVNNMPMMALVNPVYDCLFRLAQPDSLRKEEEVDCLVLQLHRIGEQLEKMNSQRMDELFSLLRDGFLLQEGLSSLSQLLLLEIIEFRAADWKMTDAAQKYYYSEVTD; from the exons ATGGGGGAAACAGGCAGAGAAGAGTATAAAATACAGTCGTTTGACACCGAGACTCAGaagctgctgaaaacagcaCTCAAAG aCCCCAGCAGCGTGGACCTGGACAAAGTGGCCAATATTATAGTGGACCAGTCCCTCAAAGACTGTGTGTTCAGCAAGGAGGCAGGGCGCATCTGCTACACCATCATCCAG GCAGAGAGCAAACAAGTGGGCCAGAGTGTCTTCCGGAGGAGCCTGCTGAACCGGCTGCAGCAGGAGTACAAGGACAGAGAGGATCTGCGCACCCGGTCACTGCAGGCATGGATCTGCTACGTCACCTTCATCTGCAACATCTTCGACTACCTGAGG GTGAACAACATGCCCATGATGGCTCTGGTGAACCCTGTTTATGACTGTCTGTTCCGACTGGCACAGCCTGACAGCCTACggaaggaggaagag GTGGACTGCTTGGTGCTGCAGCTCCATCGCATTGGCGAACAGCTGGAGAAGATGAACTCACAGCGGATGGATgagctcttctccctcctccgAGATGGCTTCCTTCTGCAGGAAGGGCTCAgctccctgtcccagctcctgctgctggagatCATCGAGTTTCGGGCCGCCGACTGGAAGATGACGGACGCTGCCCAGAAATACTATTATAGCGAAGTGACAGATTAA
- the MRPS7 gene encoding 28S ribosomal protein S7, mitochondrial, whose translation MAAPSAAGLGRRLRAWLPRLTQVRWSRYNPSFLEPEVNKELYRKPWDELSEEEKEKQELRALQPIKAAPPNVSCSVFSDPTISKFTNMMMKNGNKVLARSLMAQTLEAIKRKQLEKYHKAPEDEKEKIECNPYVIFHQALKNCQPIIGLSNITKGGKTYQVPVPLKDNRKRFLAMKWLITECRENKHRRMLMPEKLSQELLLAFNNEGPIIKKKHVLHKMAEANRAYAHFRWW comes from the exons ATGGCGGCGCCCAgcgcggcggggctgggccggCGGCTGCGGGCCTGGTTGCCCCG GCTGACACAAGTGAGATGGAGTCGCTACAACCCCAGCTTCTTAGAGCCAGAAGTGAACAAGGAATTGTATCGGAAGCCTTGGGATGAGTtgtctgaggaagaaaaggaaaaacaagagctTAGGGCTCTTCAACCCATAAAAGCAGCTCCTCCCAATGTGTCCTGCTCTGTGTTCAGTGACCCTACGATCAG CAAATTCACCAATATGATGatgaagaatggaaataaagtgTTGGCCAGAAGCCTCATGGCTCAG ACTCTGGAGGCCATTAAGaggaagcagctggagaagtACCACAAAGCTCCAGAAGATGAGAAGGAGAAAATTGAATGCAACCCTTATGTCATTTTCCACCAGGCTCTGAAAAACTGCCAGCCCATCATTGGACTCAGCAACATCACGAAAGGTGGCAAAACCTACCAG GTCCCAGTCCCCCTGAAGGACAATCGGAAACGCTTCCTGGCCATGAAGTGGTTAATCACTGAGTGCAGGGAGAACAAGCACCGGCGCATGCTGATGCCTGAGAAGCtctcccaggagctgctcctAGCCTTCAACAACGAAGGGCCCATCATCAAGAAGAAGCATGTGCTGCACAAGATGGCAGAGGCCAACCGGGCTTACGCCCACTTCCGCTGGTGGTAG